In Desulfobulbus oralis, one DNA window encodes the following:
- a CDS encoding IS630 family transposase, whose amino-acid sequence MERADIVQAREEWRRVQDETPCEHLVFLDESGAKTNMTRLYGRAPLGERCFDHAPDGRWKTVTMLSSIRLDGTTECLVFAGALDRRTFEAYVKESLAPALKEGDVVVMDNLRAHKSPTAQQAIAARGARVLFLPAYSPDLNPIEKMWSKVKQLLRGFKAWNTDELFTAIGQALDKVTASDAKGWFASCGYSNFQS is encoded by the coding sequence GTGGAACGGGCAGACATTGTCCAGGCCCGTGAAGAGTGGCGCAGGGTGCAGGATGAAACGCCGTGCGAGCATCTGGTGTTTCTGGACGAAAGCGGCGCAAAAACGAATATGACGCGCCTGTACGGTCGTGCGCCTCTGGGCGAGCGGTGCTTCGACCATGCGCCGGATGGTCGCTGGAAAACGGTGACCATGCTGTCCTCCATTCGCCTTGATGGCACCACGGAATGTCTGGTGTTTGCTGGCGCGTTGGACAGGCGCACCTTTGAAGCATACGTAAAGGAGAGTCTTGCGCCTGCGCTGAAAGAGGGTGATGTGGTTGTGATGGACAATTTGCGTGCGCATAAATCTCCGACAGCGCAGCAGGCGATTGCAGCGCGCGGAGCACGAGTGCTTTTCCTGCCTGCGTACAGCCCGGATTTGAACCCGATAGAAAAGATGTGGAGCAAGGTGAAACAGCTTTTGCGAGGCTTCAAAGCATGGAACACAGACGAGCTTTTTACCGCCATTGGCCAGGCCCTGGACAAGGTCACCGCAAGCGATGCCAAAGGCTGGTTCGCTTCATGTGGGTATAGTAATTTTCAAAGTTAA